The Candidatus Nitrosymbiomonas proteolyticus genome has a segment encoding these proteins:
- a CDS encoding flagellar biosynthesis protein FlgH has product MKALSSCVATLLLAGIAGAQAVDPNNPGSLWPTHYINPMMDRTARAEGDVVTILISESTIASFAASTKASKSDDNAITRAVGPLIDKLIPALSTAASSTVDGKGNTSQSGRLVARMTGIVKQVLPNGQLVLEGTRSVQVNKQVQTFRLTGVVRRDDIRSDNTVLSEHIAEASITVDGKGMISDRQQRGILTRILDWLF; this is encoded by the coding sequence ATGAAAGCCTTGTCCTCATGTGTGGCGACGTTGCTGCTCGCTGGAATCGCGGGCGCGCAAGCCGTCGATCCCAACAACCCTGGCTCACTATGGCCGACCCATTACATCAACCCGATGATGGATCGGACCGCGCGGGCCGAGGGCGACGTGGTGACGATTCTCATCAGCGAATCGACCATCGCTTCGTTTGCCGCCAGCACCAAGGCGTCCAAGTCGGACGACAATGCGATTACGCGAGCTGTCGGCCCTCTCATCGACAAGCTCATTCCCGCTCTCTCGACGGCTGCATCATCCACCGTGGACGGAAAGGGCAACACGAGTCAATCGGGCCGGTTGGTGGCCCGGATGACAGGAATCGTGAAGCAGGTCCTTCCGAACGGCCAGCTCGTGCTCGAAGGCACGCGCTCGGTGCAAGTCAACAAGCAAGTTCAGACGTTTCGCCTCACTGGAGTCGTGCGCCGCGACGACATTCGTAGCGACAACACGGTGCTCAGCGAGCACATCGCCGAGGCGAGCATCACCGTCGACGGCAAGGGGATGATCAGCGACCGACAGCAGCGGGGCATCCTCACGCGAATTCTCGACTGGCTGTTTTAG
- a CDS encoding flagellar basal body rod protein FlgG, translating into MTTLAALTLATGVWLSVDVSIDGPGYLRFALEGRIVYAKSATLQVQGGRLTHPTGAPLVPTVPAPAALESLSITEDGWVEGRSQSSESRLGRIVLAQVAGSPTLLEAGLMAFSQRPRVGFPASEGWGKVVSGKVGVSLRTEPAVDPTISPLLTPGSLILRAPERVEVDPGPVRLLDLLRLEGRTEWHRLLESIEIAQAPPVGVSLKISKARVVARVQTAGLAPSQIVDELPPLIEVVTRSQAIPAAQLVTAAREAAKRELGDLPFSSEADERDFIAPVGEVELRAESVRTANSSVSVVLAVYIGGSKFNSRTIRLSVDSAEAGVKAGSTVKVLVRSGGVVAELSGRAKSNAFVGQAVEVSLSLGQPPTQTTHLGVVKAPGIVEVKL; encoded by the coding sequence ATGACGACCCTCGCAGCCCTCACCCTTGCTACCGGCGTCTGGCTCTCGGTCGACGTTTCGATCGACGGGCCCGGATACCTGAGGTTCGCTCTCGAAGGAAGGATCGTTTACGCCAAGAGCGCAACGCTTCAGGTGCAGGGCGGAAGGCTCACTCACCCGACAGGAGCGCCCCTGGTTCCCACGGTTCCCGCGCCAGCGGCGCTGGAATCGCTCTCGATCACCGAAGACGGGTGGGTCGAGGGACGTTCTCAGTCGAGCGAGTCGCGATTGGGGCGGATCGTTCTCGCGCAAGTTGCGGGCAGCCCGACGCTTCTGGAGGCGGGGCTCATGGCCTTCAGCCAGCGCCCTCGCGTGGGTTTCCCAGCAAGCGAAGGCTGGGGCAAGGTGGTTTCCGGGAAGGTGGGCGTTTCCCTCCGAACGGAGCCGGCAGTAGACCCGACGATAAGCCCTCTCCTCACCCCGGGCAGCTTGATTCTGCGAGCCCCGGAGCGAGTCGAGGTCGACCCTGGACCGGTTCGACTTCTCGACCTCCTTCGACTGGAAGGCCGGACGGAGTGGCATCGCTTGCTGGAATCGATCGAGATCGCGCAAGCGCCCCCGGTCGGCGTTTCGCTGAAGATTTCCAAAGCCCGTGTCGTAGCCCGGGTTCAAACCGCAGGGCTCGCGCCCTCCCAAATCGTCGACGAACTCCCGCCCCTCATCGAAGTCGTCACGCGGTCCCAGGCAATCCCCGCTGCTCAGCTGGTGACTGCCGCGCGTGAGGCTGCAAAGCGCGAGCTGGGCGACCTCCCGTTTTCAAGCGAAGCCGACGAGCGAGACTTCATTGCGCCGGTCGGGGAGGTCGAACTTCGCGCCGAATCGGTGCGAACTGCCAACAGTTCGGTTTCGGTCGTGCTGGCCGTCTATATCGGCGGATCGAAGTTCAATTCTCGGACGATCCGCCTGTCCGTCGATTCGGCCGAGGCGGGCGTCAAGGCCGGCTCGACGGTGAAAGTCCTTGTCCGATCGGGCGGCGTCGTAGCTGAACTCTCCGGACGGGCAAAGTCCAACGCATTCGTGGGCCAAGCGGTCGAAGTGAGCCTCTCCCTCGGCCAGCCCCCCACCCAAACAACCCACCTCGGCGTCGTGAAAGCGCCGGGCATCGTGGAGGTGAAACTATGA
- a CDS encoding flagellar basal-body rod protein FlgG, producing MMRSLTTAGTGMVAQQMNLDTIANNLANVNTTAFKQQRAEFQDLMYQIYKVSGTSTGAGAQQPITLNVGLGSKFSANATSFNSGPLLATGNPLDLAISGEGFFEIELPNGTLAYTRDGSFKVDANGILVTSDGYPLSPSITIPTGVTAVSVSESGVISALLPDTNEPQELGQLTVAIFPNPSGLIRLGQNLYEAGGASGTPTTVNPGEEGSGRIQAGFLEGSNVQIVEEMVRMILAQRAYEINSKAIQTADDMLGMLNNLKR from the coding sequence ATGATGCGATCTTTGACAACCGCGGGCACCGGCATGGTCGCCCAACAAATGAATCTGGACACGATTGCGAACAACCTCGCAAACGTCAACACCACAGCCTTCAAGCAGCAGCGAGCCGAGTTCCAGGACCTGATGTACCAAATCTACAAGGTCTCAGGGACCAGCACGGGAGCGGGCGCGCAACAGCCGATTACGCTCAACGTGGGACTCGGATCGAAGTTCTCGGCCAACGCCACTTCATTCAACTCAGGTCCCCTTCTGGCGACCGGCAACCCGCTCGATCTCGCGATTTCTGGCGAAGGGTTCTTCGAAATCGAACTCCCGAACGGAACCCTTGCCTACACCCGTGATGGGTCGTTCAAGGTCGATGCAAACGGGATTCTCGTAACGAGCGACGGTTATCCGCTCTCGCCCAGCATTACGATCCCCACCGGAGTCACGGCGGTCTCGGTCAGCGAATCGGGCGTCATCAGCGCGCTGCTGCCGGACACGAACGAACCCCAAGAACTGGGACAACTGACCGTGGCGATTTTCCCGAACCCTTCGGGTCTGATCCGGCTGGGTCAGAACCTCTACGAAGCGGGCGGGGCAAGCGGCACTCCCACCACGGTCAATCCCGGCGAAGAGGGCTCCGGCCGGATTCAAGCGGGGTTCCTCGAGGGGTCCAACGTTCAGATCGTCGAGGAGATGGTGCGGATGATCCTCGCCCAGAGGGCCTACGAAATCAACTCCAAGGCGATCCAGACCGCCGACGACATGCTCGGGATGCTCAACAACCTCAAGAGGTAA
- a CDS encoding flagellar biosynthesis protein FlgF produces the protein MLASQRAMDLIANNLANASTRGYKRDGLAFGETLSRQIGVPNGNDPIDKPLPGVGVAASFTVFEQGALETTGRPFDVAMASNRGMFAIQTEAGVRYTRDGAFTLNSDGMLSTVRGEPVLDDGGLPIQIPQGEIATSEDGSISADGVVVARLGVFDGTFAKDGAGRFQSQDAEPDPELRVQWRALESSNVNPIQSMIQLIEVGRAFELAQRSIQQQDELTQKLIQSLHNS, from the coding sequence ATGCTTGCGAGCCAGCGAGCGATGGACCTGATCGCGAACAACCTCGCCAACGCCTCGACAAGGGGCTACAAACGCGACGGCTTGGCGTTCGGGGAGACGCTCTCGCGGCAAATCGGGGTTCCCAACGGCAACGATCCGATCGATAAGCCTCTGCCAGGCGTCGGGGTCGCTGCCTCCTTTACGGTCTTCGAGCAAGGCGCTTTGGAGACCACGGGGCGGCCGTTCGACGTCGCTATGGCCTCGAATCGCGGGATGTTTGCCATTCAGACCGAGGCCGGCGTTCGCTACACGCGGGACGGAGCGTTTACGCTCAACTCCGACGGAATGCTCTCGACCGTGCGGGGCGAGCCCGTCTTGGACGACGGAGGACTTCCGATTCAGATTCCTCAAGGCGAGATTGCGACCTCCGAAGACGGAAGCATTTCGGCCGACGGAGTCGTCGTCGCCCGGTTGGGCGTTTTTGACGGCACGTTCGCAAAGGACGGAGCGGGACGGTTCCAGTCTCAAGACGCCGAGCCCGACCCTGAGCTTCGGGTGCAGTGGCGCGCGCTCGAATCCTCCAACGTGAACCCCATCCAATCGATGATCCAACTGATCGAAGTCGGGAGAGCGTTCGAACTCGCCCAGAGGTCGATTCAGCAACAAGACGAACTGACACAAAAACTCATTCAGAGCCTTCACAACTCCTAA
- a CDS encoding replication restart DNA helicase PriA, translating into MATKRDDRTLKVADVALDAKTGGLHSVFTYAATPQMKVGDAVAVPVGPRTALGFVVGLREVSQEELGFPASQLKGAQSTISGFALPQEVIQLVRHVTEEYLCPLPVAITAALPPGAHGLITRAWSVRADADRGGESTLAVHEREVLAMLKDLGKPLVEPRTKKLDPGLLRALKSLRNQGFVEDSIVADVPTESRKAGVLLKLTDDADKIERFLKANTRKRPAQALTLVRLQEIDHPALAASDIRALCGVTETTIRALTDAGLLTPLQQDASVATPAHTPNRHQAIAIDALIAAVESRSLQRFLLFGVTGSGKTEVYLRAAQSALKMGRQVLFLVPEIALASQAVSLLRERFGGRVALLHSDLTASQRIESWMSVRSGEAPVVIGARSAAFAPLSNLGLIVMDEEHEGSYKQEAAPRYHARSLGEALSRIHSCPIVFGSATPSVETFHEADEDKITLLSLPERAAKAQLPTVEIVDLREGFRTGQPSLFAPRFVERLRETLDRGEQAILFLNRRAYAPFLVCRDCGFQFKCPNCAVSLSYSKRTHRLRCHHCLYQTSAPEICPSCEGSRIRVFGVGTERVEDSIRELFPDARVARLDRDVAQKRGALEQVLAGFAAREIDILVGTQMVAKGLNFPHVTMVGVVAADISLNVPDFRATERTFQLLAQVAGRAGRGQSPGYVVIQTMNPDHPALQRVVEHDYLGLFEAERAERAAVRYPPFVRLVNVVLSGESRKDVESASSEAAQRIRRANAEATLLGPTDCAIERLNNRWRRHLLLKLNPQEPLNWVGQALAGFEPHGVQVVIDVDPNSLV; encoded by the coding sequence GTGGCTACGAAACGCGACGATCGAACCCTGAAAGTCGCCGACGTGGCTCTCGATGCGAAGACCGGCGGGCTCCATTCGGTCTTCACGTATGCCGCAACCCCGCAGATGAAAGTCGGTGACGCCGTCGCCGTTCCGGTCGGCCCGCGCACCGCGTTGGGATTCGTCGTGGGCCTGCGCGAGGTCTCGCAAGAGGAACTCGGATTCCCGGCTTCTCAACTGAAAGGGGCCCAGTCGACGATTTCGGGGTTTGCTCTCCCTCAAGAGGTGATTCAGCTCGTCAGGCACGTCACCGAGGAGTATTTGTGCCCGCTTCCGGTGGCGATTACCGCCGCTCTTCCTCCAGGCGCGCATGGATTGATCACCCGCGCTTGGAGTGTGCGTGCCGATGCGGATCGGGGGGGCGAATCGACGCTCGCCGTCCACGAGCGAGAGGTCCTTGCCATGCTCAAGGACCTGGGGAAGCCCCTCGTCGAGCCTCGAACGAAGAAGCTCGACCCTGGGCTCTTGCGAGCGCTGAAATCTCTCAGGAATCAGGGCTTCGTCGAAGACTCGATCGTTGCGGACGTTCCGACGGAATCACGAAAAGCAGGGGTTTTGCTCAAACTCACGGACGACGCCGATAAGATCGAGCGGTTTCTCAAGGCGAACACCCGCAAGCGACCCGCTCAAGCGCTCACGCTCGTCAGGCTGCAAGAAATCGATCACCCGGCTCTTGCGGCCAGCGACATCCGCGCCCTCTGCGGGGTCACCGAAACCACGATCCGAGCGCTGACTGACGCGGGCCTGCTCACTCCCTTGCAGCAAGACGCCAGCGTAGCGACCCCAGCGCACACGCCCAACCGCCATCAAGCGATCGCCATCGACGCCCTTATTGCGGCCGTGGAGTCGCGGAGTTTGCAGAGGTTCTTGCTCTTCGGGGTGACGGGCAGCGGCAAGACCGAAGTCTATCTTCGGGCCGCCCAATCAGCGCTCAAAATGGGCCGCCAGGTCCTGTTCCTCGTTCCGGAGATCGCACTGGCAAGCCAAGCGGTCTCGCTGCTGCGCGAACGTTTTGGGGGCCGCGTCGCCCTTCTGCACAGCGACCTTACTGCCTCGCAGCGCATCGAGAGTTGGATGTCGGTCCGGTCAGGCGAGGCTCCGGTGGTGATTGGGGCTCGGAGCGCGGCGTTTGCGCCCCTCTCGAACCTGGGGCTCATCGTTATGGACGAGGAGCATGAGGGTAGCTACAAACAAGAGGCCGCCCCAAGGTACCACGCCAGATCGCTTGGGGAGGCTCTGAGTCGAATCCACTCCTGCCCGATCGTGTTTGGTTCCGCGACGCCCAGCGTCGAGACGTTCCACGAGGCCGACGAAGACAAAATCACGCTGCTTTCGCTCCCGGAGCGGGCGGCTAAGGCGCAGTTGCCTACCGTCGAAATCGTCGACCTCCGAGAGGGGTTTCGAACCGGCCAGCCCTCGCTGTTCGCGCCGAGATTCGTCGAGCGACTCCGGGAAACGCTTGATCGCGGGGAGCAGGCGATCCTGTTCCTCAACCGCCGAGCCTACGCACCGTTTCTTGTGTGCCGCGATTGCGGATTCCAATTCAAGTGCCCCAATTGCGCGGTGTCGCTTTCCTATAGCAAGCGAACGCACCGGCTGCGGTGCCATCACTGTCTCTATCAAACCTCCGCGCCGGAGATTTGCCCGAGTTGTGAGGGATCGAGGATTCGCGTTTTTGGGGTGGGGACGGAGCGAGTGGAGGATTCGATCCGGGAGCTATTCCCCGACGCGAGGGTGGCGCGACTCGACCGGGACGTGGCGCAAAAGCGCGGCGCCTTGGAGCAGGTCCTCGCTGGATTCGCTGCCCGCGAGATCGACATCTTGGTCGGCACTCAGATGGTCGCCAAGGGCCTCAACTTCCCTCATGTGACGATGGTCGGGGTGGTCGCCGCCGACATCTCCCTCAACGTGCCTGACTTCCGAGCGACCGAGCGCACGTTTCAACTTCTCGCCCAGGTCGCGGGAAGGGCGGGACGCGGACAGTCCCCGGGTTACGTGGTGATCCAAACGATGAATCCCGACCACCCGGCGCTGCAAAGGGTCGTCGAACACGACTACCTTGGGCTCTTCGAAGCAGAGAGGGCCGAACGCGCCGCCGTTCGTTATCCGCCCTTCGTGAGACTAGTCAATGTGGTCCTAAGCGGCGAATCGAGGAAGGACGTGGAGTCCGCTTCCTCCGAGGCCGCCCAGCGAATCCGCAGGGCGAACGCTGAGGCAACCCTCTTAGGGCCGACCGACTGCGCCATCGAACGGCTCAACAACCGGTGGCGGAGGCACCTGCTGTTGAAGCTGAACCCGCAGGAACCGCTGAACTGGGTGGGCCAGGCGCTTGCCGGTTTCGAGCCGCACGGCGTCCAGGTGGTGATCGACGTGGATCCCAACTCGCTCGTTTAG
- a CDS encoding DNA gyrase subunit B: MYVGDNAKKGLHQMFREVIDNSVDEALAGYCNRIDVTLHTDGSMSVRDNGRGIPVGIHEKHQVSALQVVMTMLHAGGKFDHKSYKTSGGLHGVGVSCTNALSEWLLAEVKRDGALHHQKYERGIPVTEVTKIGKAEGTGTFIRWMPDSTVLTETKYDVHLIKNRIRELAYLNPDVTFTFTNEQFPEDDEVFHYEKGIPQLVEDVNESKTVLHKVVYFAKAKDDVELEVAFQYHSGYAETVLAYSNNIHQPDGGTHVSGFSQAMTRVVNAYARKMNILKERDSNFASDDVFDGLTSVISIRLPNPSYNSQDKVKLVTPEVQGMVNSLVGEGLSIYFDENPAVARRIVEKCMVAQRAREAAKKAAEAVKRSSALDSFGLPSKLADCIEKDPKKCELFLVEGDSAGGSAKGARDRNTQAVLPLRGKILNVEKARIDKALDNEEIKTLISALGTGIDITLGRHHDDDEEEGEPSKNGKDSTFDLSRLRYHKIIIMTDADVDGEHIRTLLLTFFYRYMKPLIEKGHVYLAQPPLFVVKVGNSERYYAADQAGLDEILRSVKKKRVVVGRFKGLGEMNPDELEETTMRPDVRRLVQVHYDPEFHAEVDKLFSDLMGDQVEPRRKYIEEHAKLASDVDWHY, translated from the coding sequence ATGTATGTCGGCGACAACGCCAAGAAGGGCCTTCACCAGATGTTTCGCGAGGTCATCGACAACTCCGTCGATGAGGCCCTCGCGGGCTACTGCAACCGCATCGACGTCACCCTTCACACGGACGGATCGATGTCGGTACGGGACAATGGGCGAGGAATTCCCGTTGGAATCCACGAGAAGCATCAGGTGTCCGCGCTTCAGGTCGTTATGACCATGCTCCACGCGGGCGGCAAGTTCGATCACAAGTCCTACAAGACCTCAGGGGGACTTCACGGGGTCGGAGTGAGCTGCACCAACGCGCTCTCCGAGTGGCTGCTCGCCGAAGTGAAGAGGGACGGCGCGCTCCATCACCAGAAGTACGAGCGGGGCATCCCCGTAACCGAGGTCACCAAGATCGGAAAGGCGGAGGGGACGGGCACGTTCATTCGGTGGATGCCGGACTCGACCGTGCTTACTGAGACCAAGTACGACGTTCACCTCATCAAGAACCGGATCCGCGAGCTCGCTTATCTGAATCCCGACGTCACGTTCACGTTCACCAACGAGCAGTTTCCTGAGGACGACGAGGTTTTTCACTACGAGAAGGGCATCCCCCAACTCGTCGAGGACGTGAACGAGAGCAAGACGGTGCTCCACAAGGTCGTCTATTTCGCCAAGGCCAAGGACGATGTCGAGCTCGAGGTCGCCTTCCAATACCATTCGGGCTACGCCGAGACGGTGCTGGCGTATTCGAACAACATTCATCAGCCCGACGGCGGTACGCACGTCTCCGGCTTCAGTCAAGCGATGACCCGCGTCGTCAACGCCTACGCGCGAAAGATGAACATCCTCAAGGAGCGGGACTCGAACTTCGCCTCCGACGACGTGTTCGACGGTTTGACGTCGGTGATCTCGATACGACTGCCGAATCCGAGCTACAACAGCCAAGACAAAGTCAAGCTCGTCACTCCTGAAGTCCAGGGCATGGTGAACTCGCTCGTGGGCGAAGGGCTGTCGATTTACTTCGATGAGAATCCCGCGGTCGCGCGGCGAATTGTGGAGAAGTGCATGGTGGCCCAGCGAGCCCGCGAAGCCGCCAAGAAGGCCGCAGAGGCCGTCAAGAGGTCCTCGGCCCTCGACTCCTTCGGATTGCCGAGCAAGCTGGCCGACTGCATTGAAAAGGACCCCAAAAAGTGCGAGCTGTTCCTCGTCGAAGGAGACTCAGCCGGTGGCTCAGCCAAGGGCGCAAGAGACCGAAACACTCAGGCGGTACTGCCCCTCCGAGGAAAGATTCTCAACGTCGAAAAGGCGCGCATCGACAAAGCGCTCGACAACGAAGAGATCAAGACCCTGATCTCGGCCCTCGGCACGGGGATCGACATTACGCTCGGGCGGCACCACGACGACGACGAGGAAGAAGGCGAGCCCTCAAAGAACGGCAAGGACTCGACGTTCGACCTCAGTAGGCTGCGGTACCACAAGATCATCATCATGACCGACGCCGATGTCGATGGCGAACACATCCGCACGCTGCTCCTCACGTTCTTCTATCGCTACATGAAGCCGCTGATCGAAAAGGGGCACGTGTATTTGGCGCAGCCGCCGCTGTTCGTGGTGAAGGTGGGCAACAGCGAGCGGTATTACGCCGCTGATCAGGCCGGGCTCGACGAGATTCTCAGGTCGGTTAAGAAGAAGCGCGTGGTGGTAGGGCGATTCAAGGGTCTCGGCGAAATGAACCCGGACGAACTCGAAGAGACCACGATGAGGCCGGATGTCCGTAGGTTGGTGCAGGTGCATTACGATCCAGAGTTCCATGCGGAGGTCGACAAACTCTTCAGCGACCTCATGGGCGATCAAGTGGAACCTCGCCGCAAGTACATCGAGGAGCACGCCAAGCTCGCCAGCGACGTCGACTGGCACTATTGA
- a CDS encoding peptidase gives MGIQVPRWGAACAIAMGLSQFLGAQDRLPLMPGYDRYEKLRREISGSIVRANITPRWEDGGTFVYSFGGKQFRYDIAAKKSSPISGGADPEPKESAQQRPARGRQFTEYRSPDGKWIARYKDFNLWLEPNGGGLESALTTEGNAKERIKCGSASWVYGEELGVREAAWWSPDNSRLAYYRFDESEVKDYYLAMDVTKVNNTLDAEPYPKAGDPNPKVALLVYDMASKKHLRIETDSDLGAGTEVGHYVYDVRWSPDGKEVLFNRTNRKQNLLEFCAADPATGKIRLVVRESWPQSWTDNHPPLRYLAERAGEPRRFLWITSSRNGFRNLYLGDLSGKPLKALTQNEFDCVRILEVDEEENRVYYLARSGNNPYLFQLHRVGLDGTGDKRLTDPEFHHTVHLSPKRDYFVDLAENSTSPPVARLCDGEGKVLDTVVESDLAKFSELGLKPVERFTFLAADGKTVCYGRLHFPSNFDPEKSYPLVVSVYAGPESGGGAETFETPNAITELGFLMASLDGRGTNGRGKAFLDAVYGKLGVVEIDDQAAGAKALAERPYIDGGRVGIYGTSYGGYASAMCILRHPDVFRSAVASSSVTHWRNYDTIYTERYMGLPWPEENQEGYENGSAMKYARNLKGNLMLFYGTADNNVHPANTYQLAQALQRAGKRFDMMAGPDQGHAGINQNRLWEYFVETLVLPGKDRALTRVWNARLARLRSERQVAARSN, from the coding sequence ATGGGGATTCAGGTACCAAGATGGGGCGCGGCCTGCGCGATCGCGATGGGCCTTTCGCAGTTTTTGGGCGCGCAGGATAGGTTGCCGCTGATGCCGGGCTACGACCGATACGAAAAGCTGCGGCGGGAGATTTCAGGCTCGATCGTACGCGCGAACATCACCCCTCGCTGGGAAGATGGCGGGACCTTTGTGTATTCGTTTGGCGGAAAGCAGTTCCGGTACGACATCGCCGCCAAGAAGTCGAGTCCGATCAGCGGTGGCGCCGACCCCGAGCCGAAGGAATCGGCCCAGCAACGGCCCGCGCGAGGACGTCAGTTCACCGAGTACCGGTCGCCCGACGGAAAGTGGATCGCCCGATACAAAGACTTCAATCTATGGCTTGAGCCGAATGGGGGAGGCCTTGAATCCGCGCTTACGACCGAAGGAAACGCAAAGGAGCGGATCAAGTGCGGATCGGCGAGTTGGGTGTACGGCGAAGAACTCGGCGTTCGCGAAGCGGCGTGGTGGTCGCCCGATAACTCACGCCTCGCCTACTACCGCTTCGATGAAAGCGAGGTCAAGGACTATTACCTCGCCATGGACGTGACGAAGGTCAACAACACGCTCGACGCCGAGCCCTACCCCAAGGCGGGCGATCCGAACCCAAAAGTCGCGCTCCTGGTCTACGACATGGCCTCAAAGAAGCACCTGCGGATAGAAACCGACTCTGACCTCGGCGCGGGGACCGAGGTCGGGCACTACGTCTATGACGTTCGCTGGTCACCTGACGGGAAGGAGGTGCTCTTCAACCGCACCAACCGGAAGCAGAACCTGCTGGAGTTCTGCGCCGCCGACCCCGCAACCGGGAAGATCCGCCTCGTCGTCCGAGAGTCGTGGCCCCAATCGTGGACGGACAACCACCCCCCCTTGAGATACCTTGCCGAGCGGGCGGGCGAACCCCGGAGGTTTCTTTGGATCACTTCCTCACGAAACGGATTTCGCAACCTCTACCTCGGCGACCTCTCCGGAAAGCCCTTAAAGGCGCTGACTCAAAACGAGTTCGATTGCGTTCGGATTCTGGAGGTCGACGAAGAGGAGAACCGAGTCTATTACCTCGCTCGAAGCGGCAACAACCCCTACCTCTTTCAGCTCCACAGAGTGGGGTTGGACGGTACAGGCGACAAGCGGCTGACCGACCCCGAGTTCCACCATACGGTCCACCTTTCGCCGAAACGCGATTACTTCGTCGATCTCGCGGAGAACTCGACCTCTCCCCCGGTGGCGAGGCTCTGCGACGGCGAGGGAAAGGTTCTGGATACCGTGGTCGAGAGCGACCTTGCGAAGTTCAGCGAGTTGGGCCTCAAGCCGGTCGAACGGTTCACCTTCCTTGCTGCGGACGGCAAGACCGTCTGCTATGGACGTCTGCACTTTCCCTCGAACTTCGATCCTGAGAAGTCGTACCCCCTCGTCGTGTCGGTCTATGCCGGCCCCGAGTCGGGCGGCGGGGCGGAGACCTTTGAAACGCCAAACGCCATCACGGAACTCGGCTTTCTGATGGCGAGCCTCGATGGGCGGGGGACAAACGGGCGCGGAAAAGCCTTCTTGGATGCGGTGTACGGCAAGTTGGGGGTCGTCGAGATCGACGACCAGGCGGCAGGGGCCAAGGCTCTCGCCGAACGGCCGTACATCGACGGCGGCCGAGTCGGGATCTACGGCACTTCGTACGGCGGCTACGCGTCGGCCATGTGCATTCTGCGCCACCCGGACGTGTTTCGATCGGCGGTTGCGAGTTCGAGCGTGACCCATTGGCGCAATTACGACACCATCTATACCGAGCGTTATATGGGCCTACCGTGGCCGGAAGAGAACCAGGAAGGCTATGAGAATGGGTCGGCCATGAAGTACGCCCGCAACCTCAAAGGCAATTTGATGCTGTTTTACGGCACGGCCGACAACAACGTGCATCCAGCCAACACCTATCAACTCGCCCAGGCGCTGCAAAGGGCCGGTAAGAGGTTCGACATGATGGCGGGGCCCGATCAGGGGCACGCTGGAATCAATCAGAACCGGCTCTGGGAGTACTTCGTCGAAACGCTCGTGCTGCCGGGAAAGGACCGCGCCTTGACGAGGGTCTGGAACGCCCGATTGGCCCGGCTTCGTAGCGAGCGGCAAGTGGCAGCTCGTTCGAACTGA
- a CDS encoding membrane protein YdfK produces MTPYLVGKGTALNTATVVVGSVVGLAAGAAVPPEYKVVATAGIGLATLGLGVKMFLETKSVLIVVAAIVLGGVLGLLLRLDEGLRAFAEFAKSTLGAAEDGRFEEGLITASVLFCVGPMTLLGCLQDGLEGKVELLAIKSTLDGFAALFLSATLGAGVLVSALVVLVFQGALTNGATRLKFLARHNDRLAETTAVGGLLLVAIGLGLLEVKSLAAATYLPALVVAPILVGLQGGVVRRWRSKGREGEQGSAAGGSDRAGFE; encoded by the coding sequence GTGACCCCATACCTCGTCGGCAAGGGAACCGCGCTCAACACGGCCACGGTCGTCGTGGGTTCGGTCGTGGGCTTGGCTGCGGGCGCGGCAGTTCCTCCTGAATACAAGGTCGTCGCCACGGCGGGGATCGGGCTGGCGACACTGGGGCTTGGCGTCAAGATGTTCTTAGAAACCAAGAGCGTCTTGATCGTAGTTGCGGCCATCGTCTTAGGAGGGGTTCTGGGCCTCCTCTTGCGTCTCGACGAGGGACTCCGCGCCTTCGCTGAGTTCGCCAAGTCGACTCTGGGCGCAGCCGAGGACGGCCGCTTCGAGGAGGGTTTGATCACCGCGAGCGTGCTCTTTTGCGTCGGCCCGATGACGCTCTTGGGGTGCCTGCAGGACGGGCTCGAAGGCAAGGTTGAGTTGCTCGCGATCAAATCGACGCTCGATGGCTTCGCGGCGCTGTTTCTTTCTGCTACGCTCGGAGCGGGAGTCTTGGTCTCGGCGCTGGTCGTATTGGTATTTCAGGGAGCCTTGACGAACGGCGCCACCCGGCTCAAGTTCTTGGCGCGCCACAACGACCGCTTGGCAGAGACCACAGCAGTCGGAGGGTTGCTGCTTGTCGCGATCGGGTTAGGGCTGCTAGAGGTCAAGAGCCTTGCCGCCGCGACCTATCTGCCCGCGCTCGTAGTGGCCCCGATTCTGGTTGGGCTGCAAGGGGGAGTGGTTCGACGTTGGCGAAGCAAGGGACGCGAAGGGGAGCAGGGCTCGGCCGCCGGAGGTTCGGATAGGGCCGGTTTCGAGTGA